A stretch of the Photobacterium sp. CCB-ST2H9 genome encodes the following:
- the pabC gene encoding aminodeoxychorismate lyase, producing the protein MAWINGVESDSVSVSDRAFQYGDGCFTTVLVEEGSPRLWPQHLKRLQNTLLKLNIAAPDWSPISRTVMSLAQKYPEKGVIKILISRGAGGRGYSPAGCQQTQVMISDFAWPDHYETWQQDGIELGVCQQRLGLVPMLAGLKHLNRLEQVMLKQEIEVNGWLDAVVLDIHDHVAETCASNIFWRHGQILYTPELSQAGVHGLMRAHVCELAKELGYCLEFVKSPLDALLCADEVFITNALMALVPVTKIQSETYDERSASEAIMKRLYTC; encoded by the coding sequence ATGGCGTGGATCAACGGTGTTGAATCAGACAGTGTCAGCGTATCGGACCGGGCTTTTCAGTATGGCGATGGCTGTTTCACAACTGTATTAGTGGAAGAGGGTTCGCCGAGGCTCTGGCCACAACATTTGAAGCGACTGCAAAACACGCTGCTGAAACTGAACATTGCGGCACCGGATTGGTCGCCCATTTCCAGAACGGTGATGTCTTTAGCTCAGAAGTATCCTGAGAAAGGCGTCATCAAAATACTGATCAGCCGTGGTGCCGGTGGCCGGGGGTACAGTCCTGCAGGGTGTCAGCAGACTCAGGTGATGATTTCTGATTTTGCCTGGCCGGATCATTACGAGACATGGCAGCAGGACGGGATTGAACTGGGAGTGTGTCAGCAACGTCTGGGGCTGGTCCCTATGTTAGCCGGACTGAAGCATTTAAACCGCCTTGAGCAGGTGATGCTGAAACAGGAAATTGAAGTCAATGGCTGGCTGGATGCGGTCGTGCTGGATATCCACGACCATGTTGCCGAAACTTGCGCTTCCAATATTTTCTGGCGTCACGGTCAGATTTTATATACCCCTGAACTGAGTCAGGCCGGTGTTCATGGCCTTATGCGTGCGCATGTCTGTGAACTGGCGAAAGAGCTGGGCTATTGTCTTGAGTTTGTTAAAAGCCCGTTAGACGCCTTGCTTTGCGCTGATGAAGTCTTTATTACTAATGCTCTCATGGCCTTGGTGCCTGTGACAAAAATTCAATCTGAAACGTACGATGAACGCAGTGCGTCAGAAGCAATAATGAAGAGGTTGTACACGTGCTAA
- the mltG gene encoding endolytic transglycosylase MltG has product MLKKLALVFVLLGAILAGGAGWAYLQVKASIEQPIVQVDEPYLTVRQGTTFRGLIYQLNQMGVLADSPWTRWIGKLEPTLARIKAGTYSIENARTLRDVLAIVASGKEYQFSITLLEGDRFSDWLKALENAPMLKNETAQMSESDIAEAIGADVKKLEGYLLPETYHYTAGTSDLALLKRAYAHMMSLLDEAWKERDASIPLKNPYEVLIMASIIEKETAVDHERAKVSSVFMNRLHKGMRLQTDPTVIYGLGEKFDGNIRKKDLRTPTPYNTYTIFGLPPTPIAMPSAASVLAAVKPAQTSYFYFVADGKGGHTFSKTLSEHNQAVRHYLKILKQ; this is encoded by the coding sequence GTGCTAAAAAAGTTGGCATTGGTGTTTGTACTGCTGGGAGCAATTCTGGCCGGCGGTGCAGGCTGGGCATATTTACAGGTGAAGGCCAGTATTGAACAGCCAATTGTACAGGTCGATGAGCCTTATCTGACGGTCAGACAAGGCACGACTTTCCGTGGTTTAATCTATCAGCTCAACCAGATGGGTGTACTTGCGGATTCACCCTGGACCCGCTGGATTGGCAAACTGGAGCCGACCTTAGCGCGCATCAAGGCCGGGACTTATTCGATTGAAAATGCCCGGACGCTCAGAGATGTGCTGGCCATTGTTGCCTCCGGTAAAGAGTATCAGTTTTCGATTACGTTGCTGGAAGGTGATCGTTTTTCAGATTGGCTGAAAGCACTGGAAAATGCACCGATGCTGAAAAATGAAACGGCGCAGATGAGCGAGTCCGATATCGCTGAAGCGATAGGAGCTGATGTGAAGAAGCTGGAAGGCTATCTGTTGCCTGAGACTTATCATTACACCGCAGGCACATCTGATCTGGCCTTACTGAAACGCGCTTATGCACATATGATGTCTCTGCTTGATGAGGCGTGGAAAGAACGCGATGCATCGATTCCGCTGAAAAATCCGTATGAAGTCCTGATCATGGCTTCCATCATTGAAAAAGAAACGGCTGTGGATCATGAGCGTGCCAAAGTTTCTTCGGTTTTTATGAACCGATTGCACAAAGGTATGCGGCTTCAGACCGATCCAACCGTGATTTATGGTCTGGGTGAAAAGTTTGACGGCAACATTCGTAAGAAAGATTTGCGCACCCCGACACCGTACAATACCTATACCATTTTTGGGTTGCCGCCAACCCCGATTGCCATGCCGAGTGCTGCGTCGGTACTGGCTGCCGTGAAACCGGCCCAGACAAGTTATTTCTATTTTGTGGCTGACGGCAAAGGCGGCCATACGTTTTCAAAAACACTCAGCGAACATAACCAAGCTGTTCGCCATTATCTGAAGATACTCAAACAATAA
- the tmk gene encoding dTMP kinase: MNGKFIVIEGLEGAGKSTAISTVQHVLAEQGITEIESTREPGGTPLAEKMRTLVKEGHPDEPLTDMAELLLLYAARSQLVEHVIQPALKAGKWVIGDRHDMSSQAYQGGGRGFDTQLMTNIKTMVLGTFEPDLTIYMDIDPELGLARARGRGALDRIEKMDLSFFERTRERFLALSRNNPKVIIIDASQSLDDVTADIRQHLTHWLSQQEHA; this comes from the coding sequence ATGAACGGAAAATTTATCGTCATTGAAGGCCTGGAAGGGGCAGGGAAGAGCACTGCGATCTCAACTGTGCAGCATGTACTGGCTGAACAGGGAATCACTGAGATTGAGTCGACCCGTGAACCGGGTGGTACTCCCCTTGCCGAGAAAATGCGGACTTTGGTGAAAGAAGGCCATCCGGATGAACCTCTGACGGATATGGCTGAGCTGCTGTTGCTGTATGCGGCACGCAGCCAACTGGTTGAGCATGTGATTCAACCAGCCTTAAAAGCTGGAAAATGGGTCATCGGGGATCGTCATGATATGTCTTCCCAGGCTTATCAGGGTGGTGGTCGCGGGTTTGATACCCAATTGATGACCAATATTAAAACCATGGTGCTGGGAACATTCGAACCGGATTTAACCATCTACATGGATATCGATCCGGAACTGGGCCTGGCACGTGCGCGCGGACGCGGTGCGCTGGATCGGATCGAGAAAATGGATCTGTCTTTCTTTGAGCGGACCCGGGAACGTTTTCTGGCCTTGTCCCGGAATAATCCGAAAGTCATCATCATTGATGCTTCTCAGAGTCTGGATGATGTGACGGCTGATATCCGGCAGCACCTGACACACTGGCTGTCGCAGCAGGAGCACGCATGA
- the fabF gene encoding beta-ketoacyl-ACP synthase II: MSKRRVVVTGMGMLSPVGNTVESSWKALLAGQSGISNIEHFDASDFATRFAGMVKDFNCEEYMTKKDARKMDLFIQYGVAAGTQALKDSGIEVSEENAGRFGVAIGSGIGGLGLIEQNHQAMLEKGPRKISPFFVPSTIVNMIAGHLSIMYGLRGPNIAISTACTTGLHNIGHAARMIAYGDADMMLAGGAEKASTPLGMGGFAAAKALSTRNDDPQGASRPWDKERDGFVLGDGAGMMVLEEYEHAKARGAKIYAELVGFGMSGDAYHMTSPSADGSGGALAMEAAIRDAGISQDQIGYVNAHGTSTPAGDVAETLGIKRAMGAAADKVLVSSTKSMTGHLLGAAGSVESIITVMSLVDQAVPPTINLENPDEGCDLDYVPGEARQVKLEYALCNSFGFGGTNGSLLFKKI; encoded by the coding sequence GTGTCTAAGCGTCGCGTAGTTGTAACTGGTATGGGTATGCTTTCACCAGTTGGCAATACTGTCGAATCTTCATGGAAAGCCTTATTGGCAGGCCAGAGTGGTATCAGCAATATTGAGCACTTTGATGCGAGTGATTTTGCAACCCGTTTTGCTGGCATGGTCAAAGACTTCAATTGCGAAGAATACATGACCAAAAAAGATGCCCGTAAAATGGACCTGTTTATCCAGTATGGCGTGGCTGCTGGTACTCAGGCGTTGAAAGACTCTGGTATTGAAGTCAGTGAAGAAAATGCCGGCCGTTTTGGTGTGGCAATTGGTTCAGGGATTGGTGGTCTTGGTCTGATTGAGCAAAACCATCAGGCAATGCTGGAAAAAGGTCCGCGTAAGATCAGCCCATTCTTTGTACCGTCTACAATTGTCAACATGATCGCAGGTCACCTGTCGATTATGTATGGCCTGCGTGGTCCGAACATTGCAATTTCTACTGCCTGTACGACTGGTTTGCATAACATTGGTCACGCTGCCCGTATGATCGCATACGGCGATGCTGACATGATGCTGGCTGGTGGTGCAGAAAAAGCATCTACGCCGCTGGGTATGGGTGGTTTCGCTGCAGCGAAAGCACTGTCTACCCGCAATGATGATCCTCAGGGCGCTTCTCGTCCTTGGGACAAAGAGCGTGATGGTTTCGTACTGGGCGATGGTGCCGGTATGATGGTTCTGGAAGAATATGAGCACGCGAAAGCCCGCGGTGCAAAAATCTATGCAGAACTGGTTGGCTTTGGTATGAGTGGTGATGCTTATCACATGACTTCACCAAGTGCTGATGGTTCAGGTGGTGCACTGGCGATGGAAGCGGCTATCCGCGATGCCGGTATCAGCCAGGATCAAATTGGTTATGTGAATGCTCACGGTACGTCGACGCCTGCCGGTGACGTTGCTGAAACACTGGGTATCAAACGTGCCATGGGCGCGGCTGCTGATAAAGTCCTGGTGTCTTCAACCAAGTCAATGACCGGTCACCTGCTGGGTGCGGCTGGCTCTGTTGAGTCAATCATTACGGTGATGTCTCTGGTTGATCAGGCGGTTCCGCCAACAATCAACCTGGAGAATCCGGACGAAGGTTGTGACCTGGATTATGTACCAGGTGAAGCACGCCAGGTGAAGTTGGAGTATGCCCTGTGTAACTCCTTCGGCTTCGGTGGCACAAACGGCTCACTGCTGTTCAAGAAAATCTAA
- the acpP gene encoding acyl carrier protein, whose protein sequence is MSNIEERVKKIIVEQLGVDESEVKNEASFVDDLGADSLDTVELVMALEEEFDTEIPDEEAEKITTVQAAIDYVVSASAE, encoded by the coding sequence ATGAGCAACATCGAAGAACGCGTAAAAAAAATCATCGTTGAGCAGCTGGGCGTAGATGAGTCTGAAGTTAAAAATGAAGCTTCTTTCGTTGACGACCTGGGTGCTGACTCTCTGGATACTGTTGAGCTGGTAATGGCTCTGGAAGAAGAATTCGACACAGAGATCCCAGATGAAGAAGCTGAGAAAATTACTACGGTTCAAGCTGCTATCGACTACGTTGTAAGCGCTTCCGCAGAGTAA
- the holB gene encoding DNA polymerase III subunit delta' has protein sequence MSYPWLTTVWQQWQQLLSQDRLHHAMLLIAPSGCGSETLIRQLARTVLCQNGMTEPCGICHSCQLFAAETHPDCHTIRPQDGKAISIDAIRQCNHWAWETSQLGGKRVVLIEQADCMGEAAANALLKTLEEPPANCQFILTTTELDRLLPTINSRCNKWRLPLPAEQDVKRWVESQLKQAVKVEAIRLNGNAPLAALHFIEQGQDIRHQNLLESFHQFLIPPHSGLFSVAEHCMKDGLLSLKWLSYFLVDCLKIQQGVVGYLVHAESSALAGQVAAQLQQSLLLGQIKALNALIRELEAHPGLNDELLITDWLSGFISSQ, from the coding sequence ATGAGCTATCCCTGGCTGACTACAGTCTGGCAGCAATGGCAGCAGCTGTTGTCGCAGGATCGGTTGCATCATGCGATGTTGCTGATTGCACCTTCCGGTTGTGGCAGTGAAACGTTGATCCGGCAGCTGGCCAGAACTGTGCTGTGCCAGAACGGGATGACGGAGCCGTGTGGTATCTGCCACAGCTGTCAGTTGTTTGCCGCTGAAACGCATCCTGACTGCCACACGATCCGGCCCCAGGACGGAAAAGCGATCAGTATTGATGCCATTCGTCAGTGTAATCACTGGGCGTGGGAAACGTCGCAGTTAGGCGGAAAGCGGGTTGTTTTAATTGAACAGGCCGACTGCATGGGTGAGGCCGCAGCTAATGCGCTGCTGAAAACGCTGGAGGAGCCCCCAGCTAATTGTCAGTTTATTTTAACGACGACAGAGCTGGATCGCCTGTTACCCACAATCAACAGCCGCTGTAACAAATGGCGTTTACCATTGCCTGCAGAACAGGATGTGAAGCGTTGGGTTGAAAGTCAGCTCAAGCAGGCAGTGAAAGTCGAAGCTATCCGATTGAACGGCAATGCGCCACTGGCTGCTTTACACTTTATTGAGCAGGGACAGGACATCCGGCATCAGAACTTGCTGGAAAGTTTTCATCAATTCCTGATCCCACCTCATTCTGGCTTGTTCAGCGTGGCAGAGCACTGTATGAAAGATGGCCTGCTCAGTCTGAAGTGGCTGAGCTATTTTTTGGTGGATTGCCTGAAAATACAACAGGGCGTGGTCGGCTATCTTGTCCATGCGGAGTCATCGGCTCTGGCAGGGCAGGTCGCGGCTCAGTTACAGCAGTCGCTGTTGCTTGGGCAAATAAAAGCCTTGAATGCATTAATCCGCGAACTGGAAGCACATCCGGGCCTGAACGATGAGCTCCTGATAACGGATTGGTTATCAGGTTTTATCTCTTCTCAGTAA